The following coding sequences lie in one Desulfitibacter alkalitolerans DSM 16504 genomic window:
- a CDS encoding transposase family protein gives MTRKEKREQEKGTNYFFEFIKIKKHFFKEFTDRLKNIKDPRNQSYITYGPEIILFTMLLKNMADLKSMRSMSNSFNKDECIENIRKVLGLEVLEELPHYDTINDFLTGLELSELENIRTYMIKELLKKRCFEDYRIEGKYWGVIFDGTGLYSFDQKHCEHCLKREYTNKETGETKIIYMHHVLEAKLVVGDMVFSIGTEFIENENEEATKQDCEIKAFYRLAEKIKQTYKRLPICILGDSLYACEPVFSRCDQYDWKYIFRFKEGRIKSIAEEFNAIKEIEEGKEQDLFWVNDIAYNNRTLNLIEAKIDTEDGKSKQYLFITNIKVTKRNAERLIAAGRSRWKIENQGFNNQKNIRYHIEHANSHNYTAMKNHYLLTQIADILVQLYENGSKILRELKKAAKEISSNLLEAIRTRTLTDEDIALLAKPIQIRFT, from the coding sequence GTGACCAGAAAAGAAAAAAGAGAGCAGGAAAAAGGCACAAATTATTTTTTCGAGTTCATAAAAATCAAGAAGCATTTTTTCAAAGAATTTACAGACAGACTTAAAAATATAAAAGACCCCAGAAATCAAAGTTATATAACATACGGCCCGGAAATTATATTATTTACAATGCTATTGAAAAACATGGCAGATTTAAAATCAATGCGGAGCATGAGTAATAGTTTTAATAAAGATGAATGTATCGAAAACATACGGAAGGTATTAGGACTAGAGGTACTGGAAGAATTGCCTCATTATGATACAATAAACGACTTTTTAACAGGATTAGAGTTATCAGAACTGGAAAATATCAGAACATACATGATAAAAGAATTGTTAAAAAAGAGATGTTTTGAGGATTACAGAATAGAGGGGAAGTACTGGGGAGTTATTTTTGATGGAACAGGGCTGTATTCCTTTGACCAGAAGCACTGTGAACATTGTTTAAAGCGAGAATATACGAATAAGGAAACAGGGGAAACAAAAATTATTTATATGCACCATGTACTTGAAGCAAAGCTAGTAGTAGGGGACATGGTTTTTAGTATAGGAACGGAATTTATAGAAAATGAAAATGAAGAAGCAACAAAGCAGGATTGTGAGATAAAAGCATTTTACAGGCTGGCAGAAAAAATAAAGCAAACGTACAAGAGACTGCCTATATGTATATTAGGAGATAGCCTTTATGCATGCGAACCTGTGTTCAGCCGTTGCGATCAATATGATTGGAAATATATTTTCCGGTTTAAGGAAGGGAGAATAAAAAGCATTGCGGAAGAATTTAATGCAATTAAAGAAATAGAAGAAGGTAAAGAACAGGATCTATTTTGGGTAAATGACATAGCATATAACAACAGAACCCTAAACCTAATTGAAGCGAAGATAGATACGGAAGATGGCAAAAGTAAACAGTATTTATTTATAACAAACATTAAAGTAACAAAAAGAAACGCAGAAAGGCTTATTGCTGCCGGGCGGAGCCGGTGGAAAATAGAAAACCAGGGGTTCAATAATCAAAAAAACATACGGTACCATATTGAGCATGCAAATAGTCATAATTATACTGCCATGAAGAATCATTACCTGCTAACACAGATAGCGGACATACTGGTGCAATTGTATGAAAACGGGTCAAAAATATTGAGGGAACTGAAAAAAGCGGCAAAAGAAATATCCTCAAACCTGTTAGAAGCGATTCGCACCCGCACATTAACAGATGAGGATATAGCACTGTTGGCAAAACCCATTCAAATAAGGTTTACCTAA
- a CDS encoding sigma-70 family RNA polymerase sigma factor, which produces MASISVHQEIIEKLHRAYKIKGYVTEESVFDAIIEHDLPLDEVDYVCDHLLSMGVIIRDASIENSDDDEDDYDRSQTDYDKLFQEVVEIDKSLAPFIDEIRQIKPPQHREWQNLMPQAKSDNLYAKQRIIEMYLRTVVKIALWHHQKYKIPLAETIQDGCVGLVIALDKYEVGRQDKFSTYAPWWIRQNIIRAAPALNPLMYIPVHVKDKLFSIYDILEQCYHCNQCDCNKICSEVLKAVSEKLGCSEDEAEEYINYLNTFESIEELIEKDESFFYDGCAAEEQIFINLNKKELKSTVAKILQTLKPREEKVILLRFGFIDGKEWTLEEVGNEFGLTRERIRQIEKKAFGKLRHASRSKILKWFVE; this is translated from the coding sequence ATGGCAAGTATATCTGTGCATCAGGAGATAATTGAAAAACTACATAGAGCCTATAAAATCAAAGGATACGTTACTGAGGAAAGTGTTTTTGATGCAATTATAGAGCATGATTTACCTTTGGATGAAGTGGATTATGTATGTGATCATCTTCTTTCTATGGGTGTGATAATACGTGATGCTTCTATTGAAAATTCGGATGATGACGAAGATGATTATGATCGTAGCCAAACCGATTACGATAAGCTATTTCAAGAGGTTGTGGAGATTGATAAGAGTTTAGCTCCTTTTATTGATGAGATACGTCAAATAAAACCTCCACAACATCGGGAATGGCAGAATTTGATGCCACAAGCTAAGAGTGATAATCTTTATGCAAAGCAGCGCATTATTGAAATGTATTTACGAACTGTTGTCAAAATCGCTTTGTGGCATCATCAAAAGTATAAAATCCCTTTGGCTGAGACAATACAAGATGGATGTGTAGGTTTAGTCATTGCTTTAGATAAGTATGAGGTTGGCAGGCAAGATAAATTTTCAACTTATGCTCCCTGGTGGATAAGGCAAAATATAATTCGAGCAGCTCCGGCATTAAATCCGCTGATGTACATACCTGTTCATGTAAAGGACAAATTGTTCAGTATATATGACATACTTGAACAGTGTTATCACTGCAATCAATGTGACTGTAATAAGATTTGTTCAGAGGTGTTAAAGGCAGTATCAGAAAAACTGGGTTGCAGTGAAGATGAAGCGGAAGAATATATTAATTATCTTAATACCTTTGAGAGTATTGAGGAACTGATAGAAAAAGATGAATCTTTTTTCTATGATGGTTGTGCTGCCGAGGAACAAATATTTATCAATTTAAATAAAAAAGAATTGAAAAGTACCGTTGCGAAAATATTGCAAACGTTAAAACCTCGTGAAGAAAAAGTTATTTTACTGCGGTTTGGATTTATTGACGGAAAAGAATGGACATTGGAGGAAGTCGGAAATGAGTTTGGATTGACACGAGAGCGCATTAGACAAATTGAAAAAAAGGCTTTTGGGAAACTACGGCATGCAAGCAGAAGTAAAATACTAAAATGGTTTGTGGAATAG
- a CDS encoding helix-turn-helix domain-containing protein: protein MDYKAIGERIKQERNKMGLTQFQLAEKVDISPQYEGKIERGEKRFSFETFLNLSIALNTTLDYLAFGHRDSAKSPERLEMELLANKLSEGQISLLNDIIRAMLVHKNRD from the coding sequence ATGGACTATAAGGCTATTGGAGAAAGAATAAAACAGGAACGAAACAAAATGGGACTTACACAGTTTCAACTTGCGGAAAAAGTTGATATATCTCCACAATACGAGGGCAAGATAGAGCGAGGAGAAAAGCGATTTTCATTCGAGACTTTTTTAAATCTGTCGATTGCTTTAAATACAACTCTTGATTATCTTGCGTTTGGCCATAGAGATAGTGCTAAAAGTCCTGAAAGGTTAGAAATGGAGCTATTAGCCAATAAATTATCGGAAGGGCAAATAAGTTTGCTGAACGATATTATTCGAGCCATGTTAGTTCACAAAAACAGGGATTAA
- a CDS encoding DDE-type integrase/transposase/recombinase: MGELPIKREDAVAFFRYQVISEMLDAKPGFIEATAKKLAKQQFHDALNKRIVTFCERTIFKYYSNYKKHGFDGLKPKIRSDKGTHPGIDEKVITDILELKKELPSRSAAKIITMLTLAGKLEENSLHVRTVNRILNQYGYTRDSLTKDKRLYIKHEKDRICAMWQSDVMTAFYIPDGNNGRKLAYLIGIIDDHSRRIMHSEFYLDSKLPRLEDTLKKAVTKYGSSDSLYVDNGKIFISEQFKLICARLGIKLKFGTPYHAAGRGKIERYWKTVQDCFIPEVKKQPVKSLSELNDLYFAWMKVEYDDKLHSSIGMSPKKRWDESLNAGNKLRFFSPVELEEIFLHASKRVVNKYGIISFEGNTYEAPVELVSKEVVVRYNPFHLDYLHVYYMDKYFGAAKIIDLQTKRHKSVGTIPEESGYESKISKMYFENIKSNYQRYLEKQLE, encoded by the coding sequence ATGGGGGAACTCCCAATTAAGCGTGAAGATGCAGTTGCCTTTTTTAGATACCAGGTAATATCTGAGATGCTAGATGCAAAGCCTGGATTTATAGAAGCCACTGCTAAAAAACTTGCAAAGCAACAGTTTCATGATGCTCTAAACAAACGCATAGTTACCTTTTGCGAAAGAACGATTTTTAAGTACTACTCAAATTACAAAAAGCATGGATTTGATGGCCTAAAGCCCAAGATTAGAAGTGATAAGGGTACTCACCCTGGGATTGATGAAAAAGTAATCACAGATATCCTTGAATTAAAAAAGGAGCTTCCCAGTCGATCTGCAGCAAAGATTATCACCATGCTTACCCTAGCAGGTAAATTAGAAGAAAACTCTCTACATGTAAGAACCGTAAACAGGATCCTTAATCAGTATGGGTATACCAGAGATAGTCTAACTAAAGATAAAAGGCTATACATAAAACATGAAAAGGATAGAATCTGCGCCATGTGGCAGTCAGATGTCATGACAGCATTTTATATACCAGATGGTAACAATGGCAGAAAGCTCGCTTACCTTATTGGCATAATTGATGATCATAGTAGAAGGATTATGCACTCTGAGTTTTACTTAGACTCCAAATTACCAAGACTTGAAGATACATTGAAAAAAGCAGTGACAAAGTATGGTTCTAGTGATTCTCTTTATGTGGACAATGGAAAAATTTTTATATCAGAGCAGTTTAAGCTAATATGTGCAAGGCTTGGCATTAAGTTAAAGTTTGGAACCCCATACCACGCAGCTGGTCGTGGGAAAATTGAGAGGTACTGGAAAACTGTACAAGATTGTTTTATACCCGAGGTCAAAAAGCAGCCTGTTAAGTCTCTATCAGAGCTTAATGATCTGTATTTTGCCTGGATGAAGGTTGAGTATGATGATAAGCTCCACTCGTCTATTGGTATGTCACCTAAAAAAAGGTGGGATGAGTCATTAAATGCTGGCAATAAGCTTAGGTTCTTTTCACCTGTAGAGCTTGAAGAGATTTTTTTGCATGCATCTAAGCGTGTTGTAAACAAGTATGGCATTATTTCCTTTGAAGGTAATACCTATGAAGCTCCAGTTGAGCTTGTCAGTAAAGAGGTGGTTGTAAGGTATAACCCCTTCCATCTTGATTATCTGCATGTATATTACATGGATAAATACTTTGGTGCTGCTAAGATTATTGATTTACAGACCAAAAGGCATAAAAGCGTTGGGACAATACCTGAAGAATCTGGCTATGAAAGCAAGATATCAAAGATGTATTTTGAAAACATTAAAAGCAATTACCAAAGGTATCTAGAAAAACAGCTAGAG
- a CDS encoding GGDEF domain-containing protein, whose amino-acid sequence MRNALYRNIPIYIGLGGLLISFIVCFVYYSIQPTFYNFFWISVIVFSTVISVFCGLWIKNIIYYAYKDPLTDLFNRRYLYEKLESELKRLNRSKTALSLVIIDIDHFKRVNDKYGHLAGDKLLTRVSEVFKANSREIDTIARWGGEEFAIILPDTDSQGALKYAERLRKAIEKSEKCFGATVCIGVATTDKPIAIDILFAEADKALFQAKSVRNKVVGANFPLCEI is encoded by the coding sequence ATGAGGAATGCTTTGTATAGGAATATTCCTATTTATATAGGTCTAGGGGGACTGTTAATAAGTTTTATTGTTTGCTTTGTTTATTACAGCATACAACCAACCTTCTATAATTTTTTTTGGATAAGTGTTATTGTATTTTCAACTGTTATTAGTGTATTCTGCGGCCTATGGATAAAAAACATAATATATTATGCCTATAAAGACCCACTCACGGATCTTTTTAACCGTAGATACCTCTATGAAAAATTAGAATCAGAGTTAAAAAGACTGAATCGTTCAAAAACTGCACTTTCATTAGTCATAATAGATATTGACCATTTTAAAAGAGTAAATGACAAATACGGGCACTTGGCTGGGGACAAGCTCCTCACACGGGTTTCGGAAGTTTTCAAAGCAAATTCCAGGGAGATTGATACTATTGCACGATGGGGAGGCGAAGAGTTTGCCATTATCCTTCCTGACACAGATAGCCAAGGAGCATTAAAATATGCGGAGAGGTTAAGAAAGGCAATAGAGAAATCCGAAAAATGTTTTGGTGCTACTGTGTGTATTGGAGTAGCAACAACTGATAAACCAATTGCTATAGATATTTTATTTGCAGAAGCAGATAAGGCACTATTTCAAGCAAAATCAGTTAGGAATAAGGTTGTAGGAGCAAATTTTCCATTATGTGAAATTTAA
- a CDS encoding DEAD/DEAH box helicase family protein, which produces MSLQDIEIKSEYRSLLDNVAKDFYIPLLQQAVSYKRAVGFFSSSALVEISKGISALVKNGGKILLVASPYLSAEDVEAIRKGYELRDNIIKKALVRELKEAKDVYEKDRLNLLANLISDGILDIKIAFTEDENKMGMYHEKMGIISDDFGNKVAFSGSMNESAAAMTLNYETIDVFCSWKGEQDRVAAKENAFASIWNDCEPNIRIIDFPNLKQEIIDRYKKATPNYDIDKHEFGERIYVLEEATKYRLGPDIPRNVQLHDYQIKAIDEWEKRDYRGIFDMATGTGKTFTGLGAIARLSERVSDKLAVIIVCPYQHLVEQWVEDIVKFNMNPIIGYSASSQKDWKRRLEDAIRDQKLKVRNKEFFCFICTNATFSSDFVQTQINKIRGNALLVVDEAHNFGAEYLSKLLSEKFTYRLALSATLERHNDEEGTAKLFSYFGEKCIEYSLDRAIEEKKLTRYKYYPIIVTLNDDELRRYSELTYEIGKCLIKGKNGKVKLSEKGKILALARARLVAGAEDKITKLEEYIRPYLHDRHILVYCGATKLLRENQDFTTVDDEDLRQIDVVTDLLGNKLNMKVSQFTSKEDVEEREILKREFADGDTLQALIAIKCLDEGVNIPKIKVAFILASTTNPKEYIQRRGRVLRLAEGKEYAEIYDFIALPRPLDDVPSLTVEQMKKELSLVKNELCRAEEFARIAMNMVEAESVLDEIKEAYSINDNLITFEEDFDYGQ; this is translated from the coding sequence ATGAGCTTACAGGATATAGAAATTAAAAGTGAATATCGCTCACTGCTTGATAATGTGGCTAAGGATTTTTATATTCCTTTGTTACAACAAGCCGTATCATATAAAAGAGCTGTTGGATTTTTCTCGTCCTCAGCGCTTGTTGAAATATCTAAAGGCATATCAGCACTTGTGAAAAATGGCGGAAAAATCCTGTTAGTAGCTTCCCCATATTTATCAGCAGAAGATGTGGAAGCAATACGTAAAGGATATGAATTAAGAGATAACATAATCAAAAAAGCTTTAGTACGTGAACTGAAAGAAGCGAAAGATGTCTATGAGAAGGATAGGCTTAATCTTTTAGCAAATCTTATATCGGATGGGATATTAGACATCAAAATAGCCTTTACCGAAGATGAAAATAAAATGGGAATGTACCATGAAAAGATGGGTATTATCAGTGACGATTTTGGTAACAAAGTTGCTTTTTCTGGTTCAATGAATGAGTCAGCAGCGGCTATGACATTAAATTATGAAACTATAGATGTCTTTTGCTCATGGAAAGGTGAACAAGATCGAGTAGCCGCAAAGGAAAATGCGTTTGCTTCTATTTGGAATGACTGTGAACCTAACATTCGGATTATTGATTTTCCAAATCTAAAACAAGAAATTATTGATAGATATAAAAAAGCAACTCCTAATTATGATATAGATAAGCATGAGTTTGGAGAAAGAATATATGTATTAGAGGAAGCAACAAAATATCGTTTAGGACCTGATATTCCACGGAATGTCCAGTTACATGACTACCAAATTAAGGCTATTGATGAATGGGAAAAGCGTGATTATAGAGGCATCTTTGATATGGCTACTGGAACAGGTAAGACCTTTACTGGTCTTGGTGCGATAGCAAGATTATCTGAAAGGGTATCAGACAAACTTGCCGTGATTATCGTTTGTCCATATCAGCATTTGGTTGAGCAATGGGTTGAAGATATTGTAAAATTTAACATGAACCCGATTATTGGTTATAGTGCGTCCTCACAAAAGGATTGGAAACGCCGATTGGAGGATGCTATAAGAGATCAAAAACTGAAGGTAAGAAACAAAGAATTTTTCTGCTTCATCTGTACAAATGCAACATTTTCATCGGATTTTGTACAGACTCAAATTAATAAGATAAGAGGCAATGCTTTATTAGTGGTAGATGAGGCTCATAATTTTGGGGCAGAGTATTTAAGTAAGTTATTGAGCGAAAAGTTTACATATAGACTTGCATTATCTGCAACGCTTGAAAGACATAACGATGAAGAAGGAACTGCAAAATTATTTTCGTATTTCGGAGAAAAGTGCATCGAATACTCTCTGGATAGAGCAATAGAAGAAAAGAAACTAACCAGATATAAATATTATCCCATCATCGTTACTCTAAATGATGATGAACTTCGACGATATTCAGAGCTTACCTATGAGATAGGGAAATGCTTAATAAAAGGGAAAAATGGGAAAGTAAAGTTGAGCGAAAAGGGTAAAATTCTTGCGTTGGCAAGGGCAAGGTTAGTTGCTGGTGCTGAGGATAAAATTACAAAATTAGAGGAATATATTAGGCCATATCTTCATGACAGACATATTTTGGTTTACTGTGGTGCAACAAAACTACTCCGTGAAAACCAAGACTTTACTACGGTAGATGATGAAGATTTAAGACAAATTGATGTAGTCACTGATTTGCTTGGAAATAAACTCAATATGAAAGTATCTCAGTTTACATCTAAAGAAGATGTTGAAGAGCGAGAGATATTAAAAAGAGAGTTTGCAGATGGTGATACTCTTCAAGCCTTAATTGCGATTAAATGTCTTGACGAGGGTGTAAATATTCCCAAAATAAAAGTCGCATTTATATTAGCAAGTACTACTAACCCAAAAGAATACATTCAAAGGCGAGGCCGTGTGCTGAGATTAGCTGAGGGTAAGGAATATGCGGAAATTTATGACTTTATCGCCCTTCCTCGTCCTCTTGATGATGTACCTTCACTCACAGTGGAGCAAATGAAAAAGGAATTGTCTTTAGTAAAGAACGAGTTGTGCAGAGCTGAGGAATTTGCTCGAATTGCTATGAATATGGTTGAGGCTGAGTCAGTTTTAGATGAAATCAAAGAGGCTTACTCTATTAACGATAACCTGATTACTTTCGAGGAGGATTTTGATTATGGACAATAG
- a CDS encoding AAA family ATPase, which produces MLLRTLKLKNFRQFKGEQTISFATDPVKNVTVIMGENGSGKTTLAQAFTWCLYSDTDFDDKSMLCKATAQAMLPNTEETVRVELSLMHSGIEYTLIREQRYTKDGTGNLKRPNNTIFKIAYKNSDGQREFVRDLETDIRMKEILPKELSKYFFFDGERIGNMSKEIRKGKSQEFAQAVRGLLGLSAFTAALDHLKGRAPKVSVIRSYDESYDSKSDSKIAQYTKEIEECDEKIAGIEKRLEEIENEESIAQEKCNDLSEKIKANADSERLAKEKERLRQKLQGLVQSKVSNTASLLKSFNKDASAYFAKKLMKDALQQLSEADKLDKGIPDIHARTIEFLIKRGICLCGSKIEVGNDAYKELNKVLEFIPPQSIGALIGQFVRECELKCKSSDSMFDDVSDKYSMIRDFENTYAEVENEIKLIEEKLQGMEKVGELQKDLMKYEKALRQLREERDNLNRQKGSFETSRDRRITERNELTLKDENNRKIEVYKAYAQYMYDVLDTLYKEKEAETRAELEKTVNEIFRSIYNGGFSLSIDEKYNIQIVVNDFEGFNEDIETSTAQSISVIFAFISGVIKMARQSRNPENEMLVSEPYPLVMDAPLSAFDKTRIKTVCDALPKVAEQVIIFIKDTDGEIAETNMGEKVGMRYLFDKKNEFETYLVTR; this is translated from the coding sequence ATGCTATTAAGAACATTAAAGCTGAAAAACTTCCGACAGTTTAAAGGCGAACAGACTATATCTTTTGCTACTGACCCTGTAAAAAACGTTACAGTGATTATGGGTGAAAATGGATCGGGTAAAACTACTCTTGCACAGGCTTTTACCTGGTGCTTATATAGTGATACTGATTTTGACGATAAATCGATGCTTTGTAAAGCTACTGCACAAGCAATGCTTCCGAATACAGAAGAAACCGTTAGAGTAGAATTGAGTTTAATGCATAGTGGTATAGAATACACTCTTATTCGTGAACAACGTTATACAAAAGACGGAACCGGAAATTTAAAGCGACCTAATAATACTATATTTAAGATAGCCTATAAAAATAGTGATGGTCAGCGTGAATTTGTAAGAGATTTAGAAACCGATATACGAATGAAAGAAATCTTGCCTAAAGAGCTTTCTAAATATTTCTTTTTCGATGGTGAACGTATCGGGAATATGAGTAAGGAAATTCGAAAAGGTAAGAGTCAAGAATTTGCCCAAGCAGTTAGGGGGTTATTAGGGCTAAGTGCGTTTACTGCCGCGTTAGATCATTTGAAAGGGCGTGCTCCTAAAGTATCTGTTATTCGTAGTTATGATGAGAGCTATGACTCTAAAAGCGATAGTAAGATTGCCCAATACACAAAAGAAATTGAAGAATGCGACGAGAAAATTGCAGGTATTGAAAAACGGTTAGAAGAAATCGAAAATGAAGAAAGCATTGCCCAAGAGAAATGTAACGATTTGAGTGAAAAAATTAAGGCCAATGCAGATAGTGAGCGCTTAGCCAAAGAAAAAGAGCGCCTACGTCAAAAATTACAAGGGTTAGTGCAGTCTAAGGTCTCAAACACTGCTTCACTCCTAAAATCTTTTAATAAAGATGCGTCTGCTTATTTTGCTAAGAAGCTAATGAAAGATGCTCTGCAGCAGCTATCGGAAGCAGATAAATTGGACAAGGGTATCCCTGATATTCATGCAAGAACTATTGAATTTTTAATTAAACGTGGAATATGTCTTTGTGGAAGTAAAATTGAGGTGGGTAATGACGCCTATAAGGAATTAAACAAGGTGTTGGAGTTTATACCGCCACAATCAATTGGTGCTTTGATAGGTCAGTTTGTAAGAGAATGTGAGTTAAAATGCAAAAGTTCAGATAGTATGTTTGATGATGTTTCTGATAAATATTCTATGATCAGAGACTTTGAGAACACCTATGCAGAAGTTGAAAATGAAATCAAGCTCATTGAAGAGAAACTACAAGGAATGGAAAAAGTGGGAGAACTTCAAAAAGACTTAATGAAATATGAAAAAGCATTAAGGCAACTTCGTGAAGAAAGGGATAATTTAAATCGTCAAAAAGGCAGTTTCGAAACATCAAGAGATCGGCGCATTACAGAAAGAAATGAGTTGACTCTGAAAGATGAAAATAATAGAAAAATAGAAGTTTACAAAGCTTACGCCCAATATATGTATGATGTATTAGACACGCTTTATAAGGAAAAAGAAGCTGAGACAAGAGCAGAGCTTGAGAAAACTGTAAATGAAATCTTTAGAAGCATTTATAACGGTGGATTTTCGCTTTCAATTGATGAAAAATACAATATTCAAATTGTTGTCAACGATTTTGAGGGTTTTAATGAAGATATTGAAACATCGACGGCACAAAGTATCTCAGTTATTTTTGCTTTCATTTCAGGAGTCATAAAAATGGCCCGTCAAAGCAGAAATCCCGAAAATGAGATGTTGGTTTCTGAACCGTACCCTCTGGTTATGGATGCCCCTTTGTCTGCATTTGATAAGACAAGGATCAAGACTGTTTGTGATGCACTACCCAAAGTCGCTGAACAGGTTATTATCTTTATTAAAGATACAGACGGTGAAATTGCTGAAACAAACATGGGTGAAAAAGTTGGTATGCGGTACTTATTTGACAAAAAGAATGAGTTTGAAACATATTTAGTGACGAGGTGA
- a CDS encoding helix-turn-helix transcriptional regulator: MAKSSNQKLKILYIMKMLLEKTDEENTMTINDMIAELERYGITAERKSIYDDIDALRHYGIDITTRKSKTTEYFVASRVFELPELKLLVDAVQCSKFVTYKKSNELIKKIESLASSHQAALLHRQVYVANRVKAINENIYYNVDRLHVAIAENKQVSFKYFDYDIKKEKRYRKNGELYFVSPYALSWDDENYYLITFSEKYNDFTHYRVDRMTNIEIVDQPRAMLPDNEQFNIVDYSKKVFNMFGGEEETVKLKFDNSLVNAVIDRFGKDVSLDKVDDNSFSIRINVAISSTFFAWLAQFGNKVKILSPESVIEKYKNSIQEILEQYK, translated from the coding sequence ATGGCAAAAAGCTCTAACCAGAAGTTGAAAATTCTTTACATAATGAAAATGCTTCTTGAAAAAACGGATGAAGAAAATACAATGACAATTAATGATATGATAGCAGAACTTGAACGCTACGGCATTACTGCTGAGCGAAAATCCATATATGACGATATAGATGCCTTACGGCATTATGGAATAGATATTACTACTCGGAAATCAAAAACTACGGAGTATTTTGTGGCAAGCCGTGTCTTTGAATTGCCGGAATTAAAACTATTGGTTGATGCTGTTCAATGTTCAAAATTTGTTACATATAAAAAGAGTAATGAACTTATAAAAAAGATCGAGAGCTTGGCAAGCTCTCATCAAGCTGCATTGCTTCATCGCCAAGTTTATGTGGCAAACAGGGTTAAGGCTATAAATGAAAACATTTATTATAATGTGGACAGGCTTCATGTAGCAATTGCAGAGAACAAGCAGGTATCTTTTAAGTATTTTGACTACGATATCAAAAAAGAAAAGAGATATCGAAAGAATGGAGAACTTTATTTTGTAAGTCCTTATGCTTTATCCTGGGATGATGAAAATTATTATCTGATTACTTTCTCGGAAAAATATAATGACTTTACACATTATCGAGTTGACAGGATGACGAATATAGAAATCGTAGATCAGCCCAGAGCGATGCTGCCGGACAATGAGCAATTTAACATTGTTGACTATTCAAAAAAAGTATTCAATATGTTCGGAGGAGAAGAAGAGACGGTAAAATTAAAGTTCGACAATTCCCTTGTTAATGCGGTCATCGATCGTTTTGGAAAGGATGTTAGTTTAGACAAAGTTGATGACAATAGCTTTTCAATTAGAATAAACGTTGCAATTAGTTCTACCTTTTTTGCATGGTTAGCACAGTTTGGAAATAAAGTGAAGATATTATCTCCGGAGAGCGTTATTGAAAAATACAAAAACTCTATTCAGGAGATTTTAGAACAATACAAATAA